In Anaerolineae bacterium, the sequence CCGGCGCCGAACTGATGCGCGGTTGGCGGCAGTACCATCATATCCGCTCCAAAGGCCTGCGCGACATCGTCACCGAGGTCGATATGGCGGCCGAAAAGGCCATCCTCGACGTCATCCGCCGGCGTTTCCCCGAGCATGATATCTTGACCGAGGAAACCGGCGCCCACGGGGATAACGGCCGGCGCTCCCCCTACCGCTGGATCATTGACCCGCTGGACGGCACCACCAACTACGCCCGCGGCCTGCCCTTCTTCTGCGTCTCCATCGCCCTCTTCGAGAACGGCCGGCCGCTGTTGGGCGTGATTTATGACCCCCTGCGCCGGCAGTGCTACCAGGCGGCACGCGGCCAGGGCACCTACCTGAACGGGGAGCGCCTGCAGGTCAGCCGGCGCACCGATTGGATGGACCTCATTATCGCCACCGATTTCCCCCGCCAGGAGGCCCCGCGTCAGCGCATGATGCGCATCATTGACCGCCACAGCCATGACCTGGGAGGATGGCGCATCATGGGGAGCGCGGCATTGGGGCTGTGCCTGGTGGCGGACGGGAGCGCCGACGCGTATCTGCATCTGACGCTGTTCCCCTGGGATAAGGCGGCCGCCGGCATCATCATCGAGGAGGCCGGCGGACGCGTCACTGGCATTCAGGGAGAGGCCGATTGGTGGAACACGCCCACCTGTATGGCCACCAATGGCTTTATCCACGATGCGCTCCTGGCCCGCCTCGCCCCGGATGTGGCGGAAGGTGACGATGCCTGAAGGCCTGCGCCCGGTCATCGTTCCCGTTGAGGACGAGCCGGCATCCTCTTGGTTCTCCCGCAGTTGGCCGGCGATGGTGATCGCCGCGGCCGTGCTCATCGGGCTGGCCCTCAGCACGCTGGCCGGCAGGGCGCCCACCCTGCCGCCGGCGCCGACCCCAGCGCCCTGGCCCGGGGCGGTATCCACCGTTATGCCGGCCGCTAACGCGCTGACATCCCGCCGCGCCCTGTTCATCCTCCTGCCTGGTGCGCGCCCGGACTATCTCCACACCTATATC encodes:
- a CDS encoding inositol monophosphatase, which produces MADSIEQFRSAAVEAAESAGAELMRGWRQYHHIRSKGLRDIVTEVDMAAEKAILDVIRRRFPEHDILTEETGAHGDNGRRSPYRWIIDPLDGTTNYARGLPFFCVSIALFENGRPLLGVIYDPLRRQCYQAARGQGTYLNGERLQVSRRTDWMDLIIATDFPRQEAPRQRMMRIIDRHSHDLGGWRIMGSAALGLCLVADGSADAYLHLTLFPWDKAAAGIIIEEAGGRVTGIQGEADWWNTPTCMATNGFIHDALLARLAPDVAEGDDA